In Rhodobacter xanthinilyticus, a single window of DNA contains:
- a CDS encoding DNA polymerase III subunit chi, whose translation MPALFYHVTQSPVEDVVAMLLARALEQGWRVELRGRAPDQMARFDHRLWLGPEEGFLAHGLAGGPHDALQPVLLTTGPVAGAGRFQAVMSVHGAEVSAAETEAHERVWILFDGHDGQAVEHARGQWRALTRAGAKAQYWNDESGRWQKKAEA comes from the coding sequence ATGCCGGCGCTCTTTTATCATGTGACCCAATCGCCGGTGGAGGATGTCGTGGCGATGCTGCTCGCGCGCGCGCTCGAGCAGGGCTGGCGGGTGGAGCTGCGCGGCCGCGCGCCCGATCAGATGGCGCGGTTCGATCATCGGCTCTGGCTCGGCCCCGAGGAGGGGTTCCTGGCCCATGGCCTTGCGGGCGGGCCCCATGATGCGCTCCAACCAGTGCTGCTCACCACCGGGCCGGTGGCGGGGGCGGGGCGGTTTCAGGCGGTGATGTCGGTCCATGGCGCGGAGGTCAGCGCCGCCGAGACCGAGGCGCATGAGCGGGTCTGGATCCTCTTTGACGGCCATGACGGGCAGGCGGTCGAGCACGCCCGCGGCCAGTGGCGCGCGCTGACCAGGGCGGGGGCGAAGGCGCAATATTGGAACGACGAAAGCGGGCGGTGGCAGAAGAAAGCGGAGGCGTGA
- a CDS encoding MgtC/SapB family protein — MTPTETLLLDLATALAIGLLVGLERGWRERDDPEGSRTAGLRSFGIFGLMGGVFAALSVASGAASVLAAGFLGFALLFGAFQWREAVHDGTFSVTSLLAGLTTFGLGALAVLGDRGVAVAAATALTALLASREVLHAGLRRLSWAELRSALVLAVMSAIVLPLLPDRTIDPWGGLNPRQIWLFTVLIATISYAGYIAVRVLGARRGVLVSGLAGALVSSTAVTVALARMAREGAARPLAGAAMLAALVSILRVSGVVALLTPALLPHIAGPVGAGGLVLALAGGALIARGAPAAPAPEPLRNPFDLRALLAFAAGFAALSVANAALVGRFGATSLLASSALSALFDVDVAVLSALRLDPATLGPDLIARAVLVALAANTVGKVALAAAAGPARFWAPLGLASLAALAAGGAAWALL; from the coding sequence CTCGAACGCGGCTGGCGCGAGCGCGACGACCCGGAGGGCAGCCGCACCGCCGGGCTGCGCAGCTTCGGCATCTTCGGGCTGATGGGCGGGGTCTTTGCGGCGCTGAGCGTGGCCTCGGGCGCGGCGAGCGTCCTCGCGGCGGGGTTCCTCGGCTTTGCGCTGCTCTTTGGCGCGTTTCAGTGGCGCGAGGCGGTGCATGACGGCACCTTCTCGGTGACCTCGCTGCTTGCGGGGCTGACGACCTTCGGCCTCGGCGCGTTGGCGGTGCTGGGCGACCGGGGGGTGGCGGTGGCCGCGGCCACGGCGCTGACCGCGCTTCTGGCCAGCCGCGAGGTGCTGCACGCGGGTCTGCGGCGCCTGAGCTGGGCCGAGCTGCGTTCGGCGCTGGTGCTTGCGGTGATGAGCGCGATCGTGCTGCCGCTCCTGCCTGATCGCACGATCGACCCCTGGGGCGGGCTGAACCCGCGCCAGATCTGGCTCTTCACGGTGCTGATCGCGACGATCTCCTACGCGGGCTATATCGCGGTGCGGGTGCTCGGGGCACGGCGCGGGGTGCTGGTGAGCGGGCTTGCGGGCGCGCTCGTTTCCTCGACGGCGGTGACGGTGGCGCTCGCGCGGATGGCGCGCGAGGGGGCGGCGCGGCCCTTGGCCGGGGCGGCGATGCTGGCGGCGCTCGTGTCGATCCTGCGGGTGAGCGGGGTGGTCGCGCTCCTGACCCCCGCGCTCCTGCCCCATATCGCGGGGCCGGTCGGCGCGGGCGGGCTCGTGCTCGCGCTCGCGGGCGGCGCGCTGATCGCGCGCGGCGCGCCCGCCGCCCCCGCGCCCGAGCCGCTGCGCAACCCCTTTGATCTGCGCGCGCTTCTGGCCTTCGCGGCCGGTTTCGCCGCGCTCTCGGTGGCCAACGCCGCGCTGGTGGGGCGCTTTGGCGCGACCAGCCTGCTCGCCAGCTCGGCGCTTTCCGCGCTGTTCGATGTCGATGTGGCGGTGCTCAGCGCGCTGCGCCTTGACCCGGCCACGCTCGGCCCCGATCTGATCGCGCGCGCGGTGCTTGTCGCGCTCGCCGCCAATACGGTGGGCAAAGTCGCGCTCGCGGCGGCTGCGGGGCCTGCGCGGTTCTGGGCGCCGCTCGGGCTTGCCAGCCTCGCCGCGCTGGCCGCGGGAGGGGCCGCCTGGGCGCTCCTCTAG
- the tgt gene encoding tRNA guanosine(34) transglycosylase Tgt: protein MAQNFAFTLNATDGAARTGVISTPRGEIRTPAFMPVGTAATVKAMLPESVRATGADILLGNTYHLMLRPTAERVARLGGLHKFMNWERPILTDSGGFQVMSLASLRKMTEEGVTFSSHIDGSKHFLSPERSMEIQRLLGSDIVMAFDECPALPATDEEVARAMRLSMRWAQRSRDAFGDRPGHALFGIMQGGVTRELREESAEALKAIGFDGYAIGGLAVGEGQAAMFGVLDYAPGFLPADKPRYLMGVGKPDDIVGAVKRGVDMMDCVLPSRSGRTGQAWTRRGQVNIKNARHADDPRPLDEACSCPACTGYSRAYLHHVFRAGEMISGMLLTWHNLHYFQEIMQGMREAIAAGRFAEFEAEFHARRAEGDIAPL, encoded by the coding sequence ATGGCGCAAAACTTCGCCTTCACCCTGAACGCCACCGATGGTGCGGCGCGCACCGGCGTCATCTCGACCCCGCGCGGCGAGATCCGCACGCCCGCTTTCATGCCGGTGGGCACGGCGGCGACGGTCAAGGCGATGCTGCCGGAAAGTGTGCGCGCGACGGGGGCGGATATTCTCCTTGGCAACACCTATCACCTGATGCTGCGCCCCACCGCCGAGCGGGTCGCGCGGCTCGGGGGCTTGCACAAGTTCATGAACTGGGAGCGGCCGATCCTGACCGACTCGGGCGGGTTTCAGGTGATGAGCCTCGCCTCCTTGCGCAAGATGACCGAGGAGGGGGTGACGTTTTCGAGCCATATCGACGGCTCGAAACATTTTCTCAGCCCCGAAAGAAGCATGGAGATTCAACGGCTTCTGGGCTCGGATATCGTCATGGCCTTTGATGAATGCCCGGCGCTGCCGGCCACCGACGAGGAGGTCGCGCGCGCGATGCGGCTCTCGATGCGCTGGGCGCAGCGCTCGCGCGACGCTTTTGGCGACCGGCCCGGGCATGCGCTCTTCGGGATCATGCAGGGCGGCGTCACGCGCGAGCTGCGCGAGGAAAGCGCCGAGGCGCTGAAGGCGATCGGGTTCGACGGCTATGCGATCGGCGGGCTTGCGGTCGGCGAGGGGCAGGCGGCGATGTTTGGCGTTCTCGATTACGCGCCCGGGTTCCTGCCCGCGGACAAGCCGCGCTATCTGATGGGGGTGGGCAAGCCCGATGACATCGTTGGCGCGGTCAAGCGGGGCGTCGACATGATGGATTGCGTGCTGCCCTCGCGCTCGGGGCGCACGGGCCAGGCCTGGACGCGCCGCGGTCAGGTCAATATCAAGAACGCCCGCCATGCCGACGACCCGCGCCCGCTCGACGAGGCCTGCTCCTGCCCGGCCTGCACCGGCTATTCGCGCGCCTATCTGCACCATGTGTTCCGCGCGGGCGAGATGATCTCAGGGATGCTGCTCACCTGGCACAACCTGCATTATTTCCAGGAGATCATGCAGGGCATGCGCGAGGCGATCGCGGCGGGGCGGTTTGCGGAGTTCGAGGCGGAGTTCCACGCGCGCCGCGCCGAGGGCGATATCGCGCCGCTCTGA